CTTCAAATACATATTATAAATTCTCTCTCAACTAACGTCATATTgtgaaaaaccaaacaaacccTATGCGCATAAATTTTGTGTATATTGCGTATATCGTTACTTagtaatatgaaaataaatatagcTGCAAATGTTATTAtgaaatataacaaaataaacGCCATTGTGACAACGTGACGTGGTAAATATTGCAAAAATTCAAAAGTACATGCTCGAAGCTTTTTGTATTTATTGGTATTCGTTTGGTATTGTTCTTACCTTTTTGTTGAGAATACACTTGGCGGTAAAAATGAAAAGCCCCTGAAAGAAATCGCAAAAGTTAATGTTATGGTGTTtctgtgattaatttacatcaatatgaaattaaaaataaaattaaaaattcaaaactgtaCCTGGAAGGAGTTCAAAATGGAGAATACATATTGTAAAACGATAGTGTCATCATTGATTGACAAAAGTCCAAAGACCCAGGTAACTCCAAGCACAGGTAACAGGATACTGATTGATTTTATACCCGCTCTGAAATCATGTCAAATACAGGTACACGTATAATGTTACATATTGAGCAAATAACCGACGTGAAatcctttatatgttttaaaaacctAATTATTTCTATAAACAACAAGGTGAATCTCGTGTGCACAGAAGTGAAATCATCAgatatgataaaatatattctCAGAAAACATTTTTGATTATTCTAAAATTGATCAGGACTTACGACGCCCGTTTCTTTGCACCCTTGGACACGATTGTAGATGAGCATAACGTCACAGATAAACTGATAACAATTACGATATTGACCTGTATTAAAACATAAACGTattattgattaatttgatatagggtatttttctcaaaatttaaaaagttatgTGTGAGCTTACCACGAAACATAAAATTACATTTGACACACATTCACGTAATCTATACTGTAGCTTTGAATTcaattgagagaaaaaaataaagaaaagtgAAAATCTCCAAAGATGCTTACCAAAACGATAAGAGCAACAGGTGCGATAAAACCATATAATGCTCCGCTTTCAAAGGACAACCAGCAACTATATGATAACAGTGGACTCATATTGAAAAGTTTTTATTTGTATAATAATCACTGCATCACGATATGAACATGTTTTTTTATTGAGAcgtatttacaaaacaaatctaCGGTTTACCTTGTTTCTGAGTGATAGCTTTTCCCGGAGGAATAAACGGACCCGAAAGTGACGGCAGTAATAAAGATAGGCATGACTGGAAATAAATATCATACACAGATAACAGCTTCACTTCAATGCTTAATTTTTTCCATTGCTTGTATGTTTTAATCTCATGAAATATTAAGTAGTATTTGAAAATGTGTTTCTTTGATAATATGACACGAGTATTTCAAAATCTTCACTAAATTATTTAAcgttattcaaattatttcaaagacAAATCATTTTTGCATATCATTTTACTTCTAATTAAATTTTTGAATTGGTACTCACGTGTTACTATTCCCCAGGTGATTTTGCTCATGGGATTGGCTCTACTTTTCAATTTTGAAGCTTTGGAGAAAGAGATCTTTAACAATGATAAACTGGCAAAATAATACCATCCCATAGCCAACATCAGGAAGAAAATCAAGAGAAACAAACACTGTAAAAGTGCTGCAATGACCGTACACCCGACCTGTAAAATCATCAGAATATCGTCCAATAAAAATGTTCAGGTAATTCTATGCttgatttaaatgtttgttaacGTATTAGGAAAATTCTTAGAAAGACAATGAAACTGTTCAACGAATCCAAAAAATTTCGAGGgacatattttgtttctttgaCTTTATCTTCTTAAATCTATACATATTAATATAAATAAACCAAACACCaatcatatttatatacaacacCTGTTAAAGcatttgtattttctttttcccTGCTTTGCACTCTAACCTTGTATTGGGTCTTATCAACTCCTGCTAGAAACAACGCATAGGCCATGGCGATACTAAGACAAAGGAACACCGTGATCTTATCAATCACCCTGCTGGTCTCAGAAGTAACAGATCTATATGTGGAGGAAATCAGCATTTACATCAGAAAAAGTATATGATTTTCAAACCTGAATTATGGgagaaaaatgtcaaaaatgaaatatgtacatTTGATTTGAATAATACTTACTTCCAAAAGACAATGTACACAAGAGCCGTTATTATAGAGAGGAAAACTGATATAGAACAACCTATCAAGGATATCCAGCTCAAGGCTTCCTCCTCGTCATCTACCTATCAAAGATATCAAGAAAAGGTATTTAGAAAAATAAGAAATTAATTGAAtgtaagatatatttttttaaatccatacaaaatgaatgtaaatttgtttctttttatgaaatctGCAATTCAGGTGAAATAAAATGAGTCGGGGGTAATCCAATATAAGATTTTTACAACTTTATAAGTATATTCAAAACTCAAGATATTGCAAATgttatggtctttataacgctGTAGTTTGCCAGTACAGCATATAATTGGGTCTTGTGCTGTCTcacatgttttataccaatgttagatcgttctttacacactgattctGACATTTTGAAGATgcgacaggtcgacaggggatgtcaTTATGAGAAGGGCTATTTTTGCAAATAAAGATATTTGAACTTGTCAAAATATTCTTAAGGTAGTTAAAGTTGTTTTTTCAAACTCATAGATTTCTTCACCACAAAATTATTCATTAAAAGAATTTGAATCATAGCATATTTCTAAATGTTTGAGGATTCCATTAAACTCATAATAGCGGTGTAAATTTTGCCCATTTTGAAAACAACACATACGGTCCAACGCATTACTGAAACTTGGGAAATATGAATGATCTTTGCTTTCTAATTCGCATAGAATTGTGCACCATAGTTTTGCTATATTCGGTGTTTTAGCAGTTGTACATGTTTCTTGACTAAGCTACTCTGTGTCATGTGACTAGCAAGTCTgatttaatgatttgaattcTGATCAGTCAATTTGTAGTCATTAGTGAATTTTGCGATTTATCAAGCCTAGCCTATTAATTGTTATGCAACATGCAATCTTAGTTTTTAATCATGCAGGTATGAGAAATTCACCCAATGCTATTCTGTCTCCGGCGTCCATGGTGATGTTTCGATATGACTTAAAGGTTCCCGaaaggggcgttaaacaatacgcaatcaatattcttttttattccTTCATATGGAATGTACAACAACAACCAGCTGAGAATGACCAGATTTGTTTTCTCTTACATGATTCGGTCATACTTTTGGATATAAAATCCATATGcatagccaatcaaaatgcCTTGCTGAATAAAGTAACATATTTGTCAACTTGACACTATTTGATGGTAAACATACATTTTACtgtgtgtatgtaaaacttatacggtaccaattttgatgcaccagatgcgcatttcgacaaataatgtctcttcagtgatgctcaaccgaaatgtttgaaatccgaaataactatgacgttttagagctaaaaatagccaaaaacagcgtgccaaaaaagtggagccaaattcgtcgaaggataagagctatgcatgagggagataatccttaattttgaaatgaatttctaaattttataacagcaattaaatatacatccgtattttcaagctagtaacgaagtatttaTGTAATTACTCCGTTTTGAAATAGATTaaaaatggttttttttataatataaaacTATAGTTATTCAGATCTCAAAGTCATATCGTGTAAGACTAAAGAGGAAAACGTCGTAAAAATAAAGAAGGCTTTGGGGTACATTCTTATGATTTTAACTGCAATTATGATATATTATTCGAAGACGATACCTTTGAGTATGGCCGCAATAATATTGCAAAGTTTGTTAAatggttacatgtacattgtgtgTACAGATCGTGTGTTGCTTCTGTTTTACATCCAGCTGTTGACCACCCACCAGTTCCATTACTGGAATAGAAGGTAGGTTAAGCAAAATGACTCCCCCAAAGCTAGAAAACCGTTAAATGCAATTCTTAAATTCGAAAATGGTCGATGTTTATAACTTTGGATACAATATTATATATTGTTAGATTTCACACACGtttacttcatacttagatatatttttgaaaatagatattaacgggaaactaacaactcaactttacgacaaacaagatgatttcagcttctccgtcgtcaactatctatatctatgtagcaatattctattatcacctgcatatggtgtgtatatatctcaactgattcgatacacaagagattgttctccgtatgatcagttttcaaatcgagacaggctactagcaaataagttgatgttgaagaggtttcaatagtctcatttaaagtaagcttttcgcaaattatatgatcattataacgatctacatgtactttgccaaaacaacctatcatcggatcaaatgctgtctgacgtttttaaTACGGATTCTTAGGCCGTTCATagaacattgattttgactacagataactccgtttacctattcaagata
Above is a genomic segment from Ostrea edulis chromosome 3, xbOstEdul1.1, whole genome shotgun sequence containing:
- the LOC125673134 gene encoding adhesion G-protein coupled receptor D1-like isoform X2, which produces MSKITWGIVTLMPIFITAVTFGSVYSSGKSYHSETSCWLSFESGALYGFIAPVALIVLVNIVIVISLSVTLCSSTIVSKGAKKRASAGIKSISILLPVLGVTWVFGLLSINDDTIVLQYVFSILNSFQGLFIFTAKCILNKKVRKAFMKTISNKETESSRSKPHKSHSNTTHVTNVDKSRIQFRGVEAEHNTINKDLIMGISFKPIESSAI
- the LOC125673134 gene encoding adhesion G-protein coupled receptor D1-like isoform X1; amino-acid sequence: MLISSTYRSVTSETSRVIDKITVFLCLSIAMAYALFLAGVDKTQYKVGCTVIAALLQCLFLLIFFLMLAMGWYYFASLSLLKISFSKASKLKSRANPMSKITWGIVTLMPIFITAVTFGSVYSSGKSYHSETSCWLSFESGALYGFIAPVALIVLVNIVIVISLSVTLCSSTIVSKGAKKRASAGIKSISILLPVLGVTWVFGLLSINDDTIVLQYVFSILNSFQGLFIFTAKCILNKKVRKAFMKTISNKETESSRSKPHKSHSNTTHVTNVDKSRIQFRGVEAEHNTINKDLIMGISFKPIESSAI